One window of Lepeophtheirus salmonis chromosome Z, UVic_Lsal_1.4, whole genome shotgun sequence genomic DNA carries:
- the LOC121130093 gene encoding uncharacterized protein, protein MEIEIGVHEKKKTFQCSDGSGNFSNSGNLKTHIEGVHEKIKKYQCTYCSSSFTQSGHLKTHIEGVHEKIRKYQCSYCSSTFILSRHLKTHIEGVHEKIKKYQCSDCSSSFTHSGSLKRHIEGVHEKIRKYQCSYCSSTFTLSGNLKTHIDGVHEKIKKYQCSDCSSSFTRYGSLKRHIEGVHEKIRKYQCSYCSSTFTLSGNLKTHIDGVHEKIKKYTCTYCSSFFTLPGNLKRHIQTVHENIKKFQCSYCSSSFTLSGNLKTHVESVHEKIKKYTCSYCSSSFTRSGSLKTHLESIHEKIENFQCGSCFRTFICLESLQMHHAAHHK, encoded by the coding sequence ATGGAAATTGAAAtcggtgttcatgagaagaagaaaacattTCAATGTAGTGATGGCTCTGGTAATTTTTCAAACTCTGGAAACTTGAAGAcacatattgaaggtgttcatgagaagataaagaaATACCAATGCacttactgctctagttcttttacacaatctggaCACTTGAAAacgcatattgaaggtgttcatgaaaaaataagaaaataccaatgtagttactgctctagtaCTTTTATACTCTCTAGACACTTGAAGAcacatattgaaggtgttcatgagaagataaagaaATACCAATGTAGTGACTGTTCTAGCTCTTTTACACATTCTGGAAGCTTGAAGaggcatattgaaggtgttcatgaaaaaataagaaaataccaatgtagttactgctctagtaCTTTTACACTCTCTGGAAACTTGAAGACCCATATTGatggtgttcatgagaagataaagaaATACCAATGTAGTGACTGTTCTAGCTCTTTTACACGTTATGGAAGCTTGAAGaggcatattgaaggtgttcatgaaaaaataagaaaataccaatgtagttactgctctagtaCTTTTACACTCTCTGGAAACTTGAAGACCCATATTGatggtgttcatgagaagataaagaaATACACATGTACTTACTGCTCAAGTTTCTTTACATTACCTGGAAACTTGAAGAGGCATATTCAAACTGTTCatgagaatataaaaaaattccaatgtagttactgctctagttcttttacactcTCTGGAAACTTAAAGACACATGTTGAAAGTGTCCATGAGAAGATAAAGAAATACacatgtagttactgctctagttcttttacacgtTCTGGAAGCTTGAAGACGCACCTTGAAAGTATTCATGAGaagattgaaaattttcaatgtgGATCCTGCTTTCGTACTTTTATATGTTTGGAAAGCTTGCAGATGCATCATGCAGCTCATCATAAGTAA
- the dgt6 gene encoding uncharacterized protein dgt6: MRAMSSCALSRVACSKLIEKLNLYLRLLGYREDKHVKVLGNLSVFEHPNQPAFVRVMRFLLGVVDGKEAKGKFRNCYPPVDKKGEAEFRKKAFQSYKNLQVENPELIHITPSLLLLPGGPKFINFLITFVRWIALNFIRSNPSKFHEERLSSHFLSSKETTHSLRSIYLKSQINEFKSKGYLIHKNTDDLLKKGKEYIKGLSFKYRVKKSWLDANQVQYNSDYLEELIKRRKDLEEKVNIVSNQMNRQIQQLNLDMSFIKFLQNLSSNVETLDISPCLQKCASFEEYICLVSKELSSGYDPAHITSSWEDTREISDIAENLLKKAKKCSYKITKVLLNLNLKIIPKNVLEVNKLLRTSTKTNYSTEESEKCLLPPTPYVDINVATIYQNPSNFDYGSPLQISTSSKLPKEEQAVDTPCSRYSSRQFSKKNSPIINLKSEFNFFNHLEDLGSSFSDLRCISTFSPVLSSSLMINPIETRKCISPTHPIASTTSNVEHNSSKMEYSDLTLDIIERYKMLKLRSNNLGIPSASISPNLKPSVNIRQQSMGEDNHTPISLENSVSQSNLHNHSANNNLSNLNSEFSIGSRLEALIETLGGNEDLNLGNEDVNYLLDNLDLPNFEL, from the exons ATGAGGGCTATGTCGTCGTGCGCGTTGTCGAGGGTTGCCTGCTCTAAATTAATTGAGAAACTGAATTTGTATTTACGACTGCTTGGCTATCGTGAGGACAAGCATGTCAAGGTCCTTGGCAACTTGAGTGTCTTTGAACATCCCAATCAACCAGCATTTGTTCGAGTAATGAGATTTTTGCTTGGAGTAGTCGATGGAAAAGAGGCCAAAGGGAAATTCCGTAACTGTTATCCTCCTGTGGACAAGAAGGGTGAGGCGGAATTCAGGAAAAAGGCCTTCCAATCTTATAAGAACTTGCAg GTGGAAAATCCGGAGCTTATACATATCACGCCTTCTTTGTTACTTTTACCTGGAGGTCCTAAATTCATCAACTTTCTTATTACGTTTGTTCGATGGATCGCACTCAATTTTATTCGTTCAAATCCTTCCAAGTTTCACGAAGAGCGACTTTCATCgcattttttatcatcaaaggAAACGACTCATTCCTTGAGAAGTATTTATCTTAAATcccaaataaatgaatttaagagTAAAGGATATCTCATTCATAAAAACACAGATGATTTATTGAAGAAAGGCAAGGAATATATCAAAGGCTTATCTTTTAAATATCGAGTGAAAAAGTCTTGGTTAGACGCAAACCAAGTCCAATACAACTCTGACTATTTGGAAGAGCTCATAAAACGAAGAAAAGATCTAGAAGAAAAAGTCAATATTGTCTCAAATCAGATGAATAGGCAAATACAACAACTTAATTTAGATATGTCATTTATTAAGTTCCTACAGAATCTATCATCAAATGTCGAAACCTTAGATATTTCTCCTTGTCTTCAAAAGTGTGCTTCTTTCGAGGAATACATATGCTTAGTTTCTAAGGAATTATCCTCTGGGTATGATCCAGCTCATATTACTAGCAGTTGGGAAGATACCCGTGAAATATCCGATATAGCCGAGAACTTATTGAAAAAAGCTAAAAAGTGttcatacaaaataacaaaagtgcTTTTAAATTTGAAcctaaaaataattccaaagaatGTCTTAGAAGTGAACAAATTGTTAAGGACCTCAACTAAGACTAATTATTCTACTGAAGAATCGGAGAAATGCTTACTCCCACCAACGCCTTACGTAGATATAAATGTGGCAACCATTTATCAAAATCCCTCAAATTTTGACTATGGATCGCCCTTGCAAATTTCAACATCTAGTAAACTTCCAAAGGAGGAACAGGCGGTGGATACTCCCTGCAGTCGATATAGTAGTCGAcaattttccaagaaaaattcccctattattaacttaaaatcggaatttaacttttttaatcatttagaaGATTTAGGATCTAGTTTTTCAGATCTCCGATGTATCTCTACATTTTCACCCGTACTCTCAAGTAGTCTTATGATAAATCCTATCGAAACTCGCAAGTGTATTTCTCCTACTCATCCAATTGCTTCAACGACGTCCAATGTGGAACATAATAGTTCAAAAATGGAATACTCCGATCTTACTTTAGACATTATAGAGAGGTATAAGATGTTAAAATTGAGAAGTAATAATTTAGGCATTCCTTCGGCGTCTATATCGCCAAATTTAAAGCCTTCTGTTAACATAAGACAGCAAAGTATGGGTGAAGATAATCATACTCCCATATCCCTTGAGAACTCTGTCAGTCAGTCGAATCTACATAATCATTCtgccaataataatttaagtaatttaaattcgGAGTTTTCTATTGGGTCAAGATTAGAAGCTCTTATAGAAACCCTGGGGGGAAATGAAGACCTCAACCTTGGGAATGAAGACGTTAATTATTTACTCGATAACTTGGATCTACCTAACTTTGAGTTGTAg